Within Vicia villosa cultivar HV-30 ecotype Madison, WI linkage group LG1, Vvil1.0, whole genome shotgun sequence, the genomic segment ataaaataaactcaaatcattttcaacagTAATATAAAAAGATTCCTATACACTATAAACCTCCGGTACTTTACACTTCACAACAAACTAAATCACcataaaaacaaaaactttcaatggccaaatacaaaataataactGCATCATATATTTATAGTTTATAGCTAGATAAACAATGAATGCATAGTATGAAATTTATCTTGACATCagtctcaaagaatggttagcgaaggatcacactctcagagaaaataagttttaagatggaataggcttaaagaaactctcagattcaaacaagtgcctaagtcattttcacagatttccacaaacgatgcgacCAACGGTTTAGCAAAATACAAACATGTCAAAGTAATCGATGGTCTCCTGGATATAggaaacaatggaaagctttcctcacaatggttaaggctaagccaaTCCAACAAAAAATTGTGTACCACAAAGAACTTCTattagtatttactaacaacctatgtTTCATGCATACACTAAGAGTTTacgtttgaaaattcatacctgccttgtcactcttattgaaaaagaaagggaaaaattaatttttcaaaaatttccactcaatgccactttcatgcatgttgctccattgttggtattCTCATTGTCTTGCCTGAGCTTTCCATTATGCTGTggaactactcattctaaactggggataaataacaaaaataaaagcataaaattgaaaagtgcaaaagagtaaatccacccccaaacttgaattaaacattgacctcaatgtttcagaacaagcccgggGAGGTTGACTCACAAGGGGTATTGCCATATCAATTgattcttcctagctttcaccagaaaggtccccttattatttcctgaaataaaaataaacaaaacaaaataaaaaataaaacattagaagtgtgggttacctcccacgaggcgcctcgtttaacgtcacatggcttgacggttcatggttgaataATCAACCATTGTCTCTTTTTCTTGGTACTTTTTttaccaatgtgaagccccaaaagtattaaaagtttgcttgtttggtttcttcatccttaattcttaccacttcaactcgcgatctctcttccttcatttgttttttttctctcctcaagagagataacctccttatccgttaatttcttcgTCGGTGAGAACCTATTCTTGATGACTTTGACACATTTTTGCTTTAACTCTAGACCTTCTAAgaatgggatggtgatttgcaaacggctaaacatcTCCATTGGCCGAAAGTAATGACTCTCATTCCCTTCTATATTAGGAACTTGTAGAGGAAGGAATTCCAATGAGATTTTATGCTTCTTTGCATTAcaactcttcttcaactctaagtccaccatattctcttttgaaaaagtttcaacttttgaagtttctaactcattcacgacttctttgattatatcctctttttttgttccttcgactaacacatcatctacttttttaggaggtcttggataaggtagcttcattgagagctcatactcaacttctacatttttcttgatgtttacatactctatattatccttttcaacaacatcttccttgtcatccacttcctcctccactctcttatttccaacatcctcaccaatcacttttacactccttatagaagtagtATTGCAAGTTTCTACACAAGTCGTAGGGTTTTaaaaagttgagacttgacttacgttttgctcaGTTAAGAAGTTGGGAAGTTGAACATCTTGAGgttcccggttttgttgaatggctaaagagaattgcatgaattgattcatggtttcctctaactcagagggtcctctttgataaccttgattatagtgtgaaagcctttgttgttgatattcatggttagccatatgatactccatcgcatcttccggtgtgcaccatccgatatcatggaattcattaacttgaggtgtgaactgtgacgcACTTTGAAGGAGATGCGCCATTTGTTGAgttaggatctcgttttgagcatgaatcgcggcatttatatttgggtacaacattccgacaaacaaaaatctacaaaactagcaaacaactgaaataacaagataaaaaaataataataataaaaaatcaaaattaacagactattgcaatgcgtgcaatattgacacagtccccggcaacggcgccaatttgttgaaagtattttgggtaaatattttctaatatcgtatccacagagactgagttaatTTTTCTGTCgttctatagtcgaattataATGAGTAGTGAAAATTCttggttttgattgtttaatCTCAAATTGCAAATAACAGAATAAGTATTAAATGGCTAAAAGCTTAAAgaacgaataacaatggtgatgaatatgttgagttctagggttcatcaacctattcatatgcaataatcaattaatccacaggtgaacattatctaagttattatcttcattcatcctcaaaattgttattatgtctaatgatcaatttAGAAACACCTCCACcaatatgatattcgatctctcagaataactataaagataaagggaattaaccacgatgatttatgaaaacttcttcaaaatctcatctctgagtagtaatcaacaagtcaatataagaacctagggcaaaagtataaaccctatctctcgattgatagtttaaCAATGatgtaaaataaaagcaaggttctttattgataataaaacttaaacaattgttcacaggaattaatcaaagtaattgcatcttcataggttaactactaccttaaactcaacacaatggggtttagctctccatagacacgaagaacacacaaaacttcatagagggattcatcttcatcaagggaatgtcttcaattgatgttaaattctccgtcggatgttgttttctgccctggaataggattgctctctgaatttcgctcaccaaagatctcattcttatgaggattagggcttctatttataataatttccCTTATTAACGAAGCTACCGCGGCTCGGCACAGATTGGCGAGGCGCAAGCCAAAGTCAGAAGTGATGGCGCGTCTCGCCCCTAATCACCGCGGCTCGGCCTCTGCTTCATCctccttctttgtgatttctcttctccAGAACCTCTACGCCTTTGTGTTTCTTCGTCTTttacttttcaactttaaaatctgcacaaataacacccaaagtgatgcaagtcgctctacaattagcatcgaGCCTCTAAAGTTCgattctaaccataaaatccttaaaacTCACAAGATATGTTCAACTTAAGATCAAACGGTAGTTATTTTAACACATGgaaacactactaattcactcctaacactgGCCCCACAggcgctgctaaaggcccactTTAGCCAGCGCTTTTTTCTTAAAAGCGTTGTTAAAGCCcccctttaggcagcgcttttctgAACAAAATTTTTAAAGAGCTTTTAGGCATCGCTTCTCttttaaagcgctgtctaatgtCCACGAAATTTTTAAATGCATCTATTTAAAAAAGGCTTGCCCCAGGTTTTCACCACATTTTGCACCTGTATATACCATTACAAATTTCAtatataaacaataaaaaaaactctatttttcagagctaagatgctaagaatatatatatatatatatatatatatatatatatatatatatatatatatatatatatatatatatatatatatacacgaataaactttgtattttttatatgctaagatgctaagaatatattaataaacaacaacaaaattacatcCAATTCAATGAAAACAATTTCATCATCCaaaacattgttattttttaCACAAGTCAAAAGGATGCTAAATATCTACTTTTTCTTCTTGCCAGCAATTGTAACCTTTTTACCCTTCAATATCCATGCATCAAACCATtacaatcacaaaacagaataacagaaaaccaaaaacaaaagaaTATAAAGTTGAAAAACATTCTACATTAGTGTCCATAAAACCATTCTACATTTGCCACGAATGTATTTCAAACGGCCTACATATCACTAAATAATCTATGTAGATAAATCAAATATTGCAACATGCACTTGGCTATACTCAAAATTCTGATCAATTATAGTAAGATTTCAATATACCTATTCAACTTTCAACTCAATCCTGAATTGACACCAATCCTCCTTAAGTTCATCCAACTTAGATCTTGAGTAAGTAGCACACttgaagtcatcaaagtactacaaaataatataacatggtatgtttaagttaaaactatttaattatatgtgaaatatgtgttaaatattaaaataactctTAAGTTAGAAATCCATACCTTGGACGGAATCTCTATTTGATTCAAAAGAAGAATTTCTTTCATAAATCGCAACATGTAAAAACCGCAATCTACTTCATTACACTGCTCAGGACACTACACATGGAAAGAAAATATGGATAAGGCCTAAGTTTTATCACGTATCATCACtatttatataatcaaaattgtgataattaattaatatacctCCACTCGAATCCACGTGATGTTGTTGGCTTTACTCTTTGGTACTTGACTTCCTCTCTGTGCTCGAAAATCTTGTATAACGctaataaaacataaacacataatttagaacaattcacataaataaataaataaatatacacacgaatatttagaacaatctcacttacgtatcaacCAACTCCTTCATAGCTTCGTATGTACTAATTAGATCATTGTGTAAGGAATAcagaaaatatacaacttctctGATAGGATTAATCGCGACCAAAAACCAATGTCCACTGTAAGGCAAAACAAATGTGAGATGAAAACTTTCTACACAAtgtcaaaatatgaaaaattataatagatGGATTTAGAATTAAATTCTAACTCGTTGCCAGTATTAAACGGTAAAAAGAACAACTTTTATGAATTTATGCTGGCCATAAAACGGTTTAGTACATACGCCATGACTTCATCCGGTTTAGATATGATTAACCCTAAGTTGGTATTGAAGGGAGCTAAGAAAGCGAATCTTTGCCTCAATCCACTCGGGTGCATCAATTTTTCATACAAAAACCTTAAATAAAAGACCTCATTAACATTTGAAATGAGTAAATGAATTGTTcatttaattaaacaaattagaTCGGATATACCTTATGTATGTATCAATAATACCGAGGCCTAATTGCGTATGTTCAAAAATTTGTTCAAAATCCTCCATACCAATTGTTTCTTGATACTCAATACCAAACAAATCTTCCTCCATAGGTACAAGATAGGTGTTTCCTTGCGGAATATCAGAGAGTTGTAAAAATGTGAAAAGGCACGACCTAAACTTATTGGGAGTAGGTTTTTTCTTAGCTGCGGTCTTCTTAGGAACAACCTTTTTAGGCTTCTTACCCTTACTGACATCTTCAATCTCTTTAGCATGCATCTAAAGATCATATAATTAGTTAGGTGAAATATAAAATCACGAATTAACATTTTTCAtgcataaatatcatataattgtgATGTACCTCTTTCATTGATGCAACTGACTCGATTTTCTGCGGAAGCTCCTTGTCTTTTGCTTTGGATTTTGTTGGAGTCTAATTAACATAACCATGTAAAAACAAATGTACGTAAAATGCGCGTAAAAACTTTGAATACTCAAAGATTCATATATATGGTTTTAAGCATACCTCATCATCTACACTAATGAGGCTTGACGGCCATGCAACAAACGAACCTATTGCATCTCCCACCAATGTGGCATCCGAAACATCGTCAGGATGCAGTAATAACGCATCCTTCTCTAAAGCAGTGTCAACCGATACTTTCAAACAGCCAGTAGGGAGCGGTCTAGTGTGAAGTAACTCTCCCAAAGTGttatgcacttttcccttgccaaccatCCAATaagtcggtgacgataagtagaGTTGGCAAGGTGAAATGCcctaaaaccaataataaatttcaaattgttattgtgtttatatttcaattaaataaattaagctactttaatttcataataatatatataattacctCTGAAAGATTCGGTTGAAAATTACAACCGATACTACCTTTGTCACTAGTAGCTTTACAACCCGAAGCTTGCTCTCTTAATTCTTTTTCCCTTTTCAATTCGCGGACTTCAGCTTGTAGTGCATACAAGGTTTCCTGCAGTTCTCTATTTCTAGGAGCCTTCTGTTTTTTCATCTTCAAGGATGTAGGAGTGATTCCAAATCCCTTACCCCTCACTCGACCAGAATATTCAGGAATATCTAATGCGCGGCTAAGTATGCTCCTGCAATCATTGCTTTCATCTGGAGATATAGACTGAGATAGAGTCTCCTGAAATTCATatgaatattcaaaatttgtcttaataATATGTTACTAaacttttgatttaattaaagaaataatGCTATACTTACgcatttttcaaaaactttttcaacATCTTCTTTGACAACTCCATCCTTTCCTACACGGGCTTCCTTCCACAAAACATGTGGTGGAACAGATGTTTCAGGACCACTCTCCCTTGTTAACTACACAT encodes:
- the LOC131645003 gene encoding uncharacterized protein LOC131645003 codes for the protein MASNEDQPQDDTIDDGYHENIVDQEAEIRRGITLMKRVIRDRDRSILLDAHWSESGLLIEPNGSKITSFIGTLVRNAIPITCDDWRDTNLGKAKDKLWIEIQRSFNNLEDNRRKNCLKLAGRLLRGFRTFLTRRYLMDANKNFVDADYPERYSSLISREEWVTFKAKRKNPNFRSRSETNRQRASGPLYPYRKGRMGYGRLEQSILTRESGPETSVPPHVLWKEARVGKDGVVKEDVEKVFEKCETLSQSISPDESNDCRSILSRALDIPEYSGRVRGKGFGITPTSLKMKKQKAPRNRELQETLYALQAEVRELKREKELREQASGCKATSDKGSIGCNFQPNLSEGISPCQLYLSSPTYWMVGKGKVHNTLGELLHTRPLPTGCLKVSVDTALEKDALLLHPDDVSDATLVGDAIGSFVAWPSSLISVDDETPTKSKAKDKELPQKIESVASMKEMHAKEIEDVSKGKKPKKVVPKKTAAKKKPTPNKFRSCLFTFLQLSDIPQGNTYLVPMEEDLFGIEYQETIGMEDFEQIFEHTQLGLGIIDTYIRFLYEKLMHPSGLRQRFAFLAPFNTNLGLIISKPDEVMAGHWFLVAINPIREVVYFLYSLHNDLISTYEAMKELVDTVIQDFRAQRGSQVPKSKANNITWIRVECPEQCNEVDCGFYMLRFMKEILLLNQIEIPSKYFDDFKCATYSRSKLDELKEDWCQFRIELKVE